A region of the Patescibacteria group bacterium genome:
GCTATGCAACGCCTGGTTTCTTCCTACACTCCGGAAATAACAACGACCACGGTTGATTTGCCAAACGATGAAATGAAGGGCCGGATTATCGGCCGGGAAGGCCGCAACATTAAAGCGATTGAACAAATAACCGGCGTGGAAATTATCGTGGATGACACGCCGAACGCCATTACCATCTCCGGCTTCTCACCCATAAGGCGACACATTGCCAAAAGGGCTTTGGATTATTTAATTAAAGACGGACGGATCCATCCGACCAAAATTGAAGAAGCGATTGAAGAAGCGAAAAAAGAACTGGCTTTGGATATTAAAAAAGCCGGGGAAGAAGCCATGTATGAAATCGGTGTGGCCGGCCTTGACCCGAAATTAGTCCAGATTATCGGCCGCTTGAAATACCGCTCCAGCTACGGGCAAAACGCCCTTGGCCATTCCATAGAAGTGGCCCATCTTTCCGCTCTTTTAGCCGAGGAATTAAAAGCCGATGTGACCTTAGCTAAAAAAGCCGGTTTGCTTCATGATATTGGAAAAGCCGTTGACCATGAAGTGCAAGGGACTCATCCGGAAATCGGCCGCGATATCGCCAAAAAATTCAATTTGCCCCAAGAAGTTATTGATCCGATTGAAACTCATCACGACGACCATCCGCGCGGCCTGACTGCCGTAATCGTTAAAGTGGCAGACGCGATTTCCGCGGCCCGTCCAGGAGCCCGTTATGACACTTATGAACGTTATATCCAGCGCCTGGAAGAACTGGAAAAAATCGCCACTTCTTTCCCGGGAGTGGAAAAATCTTACGCGATTCAGGCCGGACGCGAAGTAAGGGTTTTTGTCATGCCAGAAGAAATTGACGATTTGAAATCTCATGATTTGGCCCGCGACATAGCGAAAAAAATAGAAGAAGAGTTGAAATATCCGGGAGAAATAAAAGTTAATGTTATCAGGGAAATGCGGGTAACGGAATATGCGCGCTAACGCGCTAGTAGAAAGTTATAAAGTTGAAAGTTATAAAGTCTTACTTTCAACTTTATAAACTTTATAACTTTATGAACTTATTATTTCTCGGCGACA
Encoded here:
- the rny gene encoding ribonuclease Y; protein product: MEYAIYLILAVGGFFIGYWLRKRKALSEINSAEARAEKILNDTKVKQKELLLVAQDKALKIIEEAKKEEGQRRKEINNLQTRLEKRETAFSQKLLELQEKQQQLFDKVNRVEEVKEKIKQIKEEQMVKLEKIAKMTKDEAKEVLLKNVEEKVKEDLLVRINKLEKEATETIDEKAKDLMTGAMQRLVSSYTPEITTTTVDLPNDEMKGRIIGREGRNIKAIEQITGVEIIVDDTPNAITISGFSPIRRHIAKRALDYLIKDGRIHPTKIEEAIEEAKKELALDIKKAGEEAMYEIGVAGLDPKLVQIIGRLKYRSSYGQNALGHSIEVAHLSALLAEELKADVTLAKKAGLLHDIGKAVDHEVQGTHPEIGRDIAKKFNLPQEVIDPIETHHDDHPRGLTAVIVKVADAISAARPGARYDTYERYIQRLEELEKIATSFPGVEKSYAIQAGREVRVFVMPEEIDDLKSHDLARDIAKKIEEELKYPGEIKVNVIREMRVTEYAR